The DNA window CGTGTGGGAGGCGGTGACCCAGTACTTGACCGAGGCCGGTGTCCGCGCCACGTTCGCGTTCCTGAGCGGCGCGCCGCGGGGCAGCGAGCTGGTGTTCACCTATGTCCGGCAGGATTTCCTGGACGGTACCGCGTTGTACGGCGCCGAGTCCGCTTATCGGGAGTTCGTGGTGCGGCGGCCGTTGTGGCGGTTCGGGATGGCACCGGAGGCGGTGCCGGGATTCCTCGCGGAGTACGGCTGGGACGAGGTCGACCAGGTGGGGGCGCGGGAGTTCACCGATCGGTATCTCGTTCCGGCTGGCAGGGCGATGGCGGTGTCGGAGATCGAACGCGCGGTGCTGGCCAGGAAGAGGTGACCGGGTTTCACCGGCGCGGGCGGGCGGCGCGCAGCGCGAGTGCGGCGAGGACGAAGGCCACGATGAGGGCGATCGCGGTGACGAGGTGTTCCATGTCGGTCCCACTTCGTTGTGAGGAAGGCGGTTTCGAGGGTACGGCGGGCGGGGGTGTTCACGCGAGGACGAAGTACCGCAGCCAGAGGTAGGGCGCCGCGACCAGCACCGTGACGAGGGTGACGATCGCGCCTTTCTTGGTGAATTCCCAGAAGGAGATCGGGCTTCCGGAGCGGGCGGCGATGCCGAGCATGACGACATTCGCGCTGGCGCCGACGGCGGTCATGTTGCCGCCGAAGTCCGCGCCGATCGCCAGCGACCACCACAGCGCCTCGGAATGCGCCGGGTCGGGGATGTCGTTGGTCAGCGCCAGCACCAGCGGGCTCATCGTTGCCACGTAAGGGATGTTGTCGATGACCCCGGAGAGCACGGCGGAGACGCCGAGAATCAGCATGACGGCGAGCAGCGCGTTGCCGCCGGTGGCGTCGGCGGCGAGCTTCGCCAGTTCGCCAATGACGCCGGTTTTGACCAGCGCGCCGATCATGATGAACAGTCCGGCGAAGAACAGCAGGGTTTCCCATTCCACGCTGGCCAGGTAGTGCTTCGGGACCGTGCGGGAGATCAGCACCAGCACGCCCGCTCCGAGCAGCGCCACCACGGACGGTTCGAGGTGGATCGCCGAGTGGGTGACGAAGGCGGCGAACACCGCGAGCAGCACGATCCCGGACTTGACCAGCAGGCGCGGATCGCGGATGGCTTCGCGTTCGTTGAGCGCCATCACGTCGGCGACCCGGTCGGGGTCGACGGTGAACGAGCCGCGGAAGAGCCGGGGCAGGACCAGGACGAACACGAGCAGTTCGACGGCCACGATCGGGGCCAGGTTGAGCAGGAAGTCGTTGAAGGACAACCCGGCGCGGCTGCCGATGATGATGTTCGGCGGGTCGCCGATCAGGGTGGCGGTGCCGCCGAGGTTGGAGGCCAGCACCTCGGCGATGAGGAACGGGACGGGTTTGACGTCGAGCCGGTCGCAGACCAGCAGGGTGACCGGGGCGATGAGCAGGATCGTGGTGACGTTGTCCAGGAACGCCGAGGCGACCGCGGTGATCAGCACCAGCAGGACCATGACCCGCAGCGGTGAGCCCTTGGCGCGTTTGGCGGCCCAGATGGCCACGTACTCGAAGACACCGGTCCGCCGCAGCACACCGACGATGATCATCATGCCGAGCAGCAGGAAGATGACGTCCCAGTCGATTCCGGTGTCGTGGGAGTAGAAGGCGTCGTCGGCCTCGACCACGCCGGTCGCGAGCACGACCCCGGCGCCGGCGAGCGCGGCGACCATCTTGGGGACCTTCTCGGTCGCGATGAAGACGTAGGCGATCACGAACACCGTGATCGCGATGGCGGCGCTCACCGGCCGCCCCCGGTCAGTGCGGGGTGAGCGCCAGTTGCAGCAACCTCGACGCCGAGATCACGCCGAGCAGCTTGCTGTCCTCCATGACCGCGACCAGCGGGCAGCGGAGCCGGGCCATCATGGCGGCGACCTCGATGATGGTGTCGTCGGCGTTGGCCCTTGGCAGTTCGGCCGGTTCGGTGGGCAGCAGCGAGCGGACCGTCTTGCCGCTGAGCTTGTCCGCGACGCGGTCCGCCGTCGATTCGGTGAGCACCCCGGCCAGTGACGGGTCGTCGGCGACGTAGGAGGGCACCAGGAACCGCACCACCTGCGAGGCGGGCAGGACGGACCGCGGGCAGCCTGCGGAGTCGGTGACCACCAGCCCGGGGAGCCGGTGCTCGGCCAGCAGCCGCGCGGCCTCGAGCGCGTCGGAATCCAGTTCCACCACCGGGAACCGCTCGGCCATCTCGCCCGCGTGCATCTCGCCAGGTTACGGCGGACGGGGCGGACGCGCCGGGGTTCATGCGGTACTCCTGTCGTGTTCTTTACGGCCGGTGGGCAGGTTGTCCGGGGGATCGAAGCTCAGCGCTTCGGTGACCGGGAGGTCGGTCGAGGAGTGCGGCGCGCGCGGATCGGACACCAGCTCGGCGACGGGACGGCGATGCGGCCGACGGGGGAGCGCGGCACCGGACAGCGACTGCGACTCGCCGACCGGCAGCACCACACGGGAGGCGAGTACCAGCGCCATGAAAATCCGTCCACGAGTCGGGTTACTCCACCCCGTGCCGGAGTGGAGTGCCGACCAGACTTCCCGGCGCTCCACGCGTAAAGATGCCGCAAAGATCAGCTCGGAGCAAACCGGGGAGCGTCCGCGGCCCTGCCGAGGTGACCGCCGTTGGCGGGTGTCGGTCCTTCGGCTTGCCCTGGAGCGCGCTCCAGGTCCTAGCGTCGGCGGCGTTGGTCAGTCTTCGAGGTATCGCCCAGTCAGGAGTATCCGCGCATGATCACCCGAACCACGCTCGGCTCGTCCGGTCTCACCGTCAGCGCGATGGGCCTGGGGTGCATGGGGATGAGCGAGAGCTACGGTGCCGCCGACTGGGACGGCGGCCTTGCCACCATCGACCGGGCGCTGGAGCTGGGCATCACGTTCCTGGACACCGCCGACGCCTACGGCACCGGGCACAACGAGGTGCTGGTGGGCCGGGCCATCCACGGTCGCCGGGACCAGGTCCAGCTGGCCACCAAGTTCGGCATCGACCGCAGCGCCGGTGACCGGGCACGCCGCATCCGCGGTGCCCGGGACTACGTCCTGCGCTCCTGCGACGCCTCGCTGCTGCGGTTGGGTGTCGAGGTGATCGACCTGTACTACGCCCACCGCCCGCCGCAGGACGTGGAGATCGAGGAGACCGTCGGGGCGATGGCCGAGTTGGTCGAGGCGGGCAAGGTCCGCCGGCTGGGCCTGTCCGAGGTCGACGGCGAGCTGCTGCGCCGGGCGCACGCGGTGCACCCGATCGCCGCGGTGCAGAGCGAGTACTCGCTGTGGACCCGCGATGTGGAGGCGGTCACCCCGGTAATGGCCGAGCTGGCGGTCGGGCTGGTGCCGTACTCGCCGCTGGGGCGGGGGTTCCTGACCGGCGCGCTGGACCGTTCCACGTTGGGAGAGAAGGACTTCCGGCGCACCAACCCCCGTTTCGCCGGCGAGGCGGGGGAGGCCAACGAGAAGATCGCGCGGACCGTGTGCGAGGTGGCCGACCGGCTGGGTGCCACCCCGGCCCAGGTGGCGCTGGCCTGGGTGTACGCCCAGGCCGAGCGGCTCGGGGTGGCGGTGGCGGCCATTCCGGGCACCCGCAGCCCGGCCCGGCTCGAACAGAACGCGGCCGCGCTGGAGCTCACCCTGGACGCCGAGGCGCTGGCCGTGCTGGACCCGCTGAGCGACCAGGTGACGGGCGAGCGCTACATCCCCGCGCACACCGCCGAGGTCGCCCGGGGTTAGCCGTCACCCATGCTTGGCGACACGCGCACCCGTGTAACGGGGCCGTCGCGATCGGACCTGGTGAAGCGGATGCCAACACCATCGATCCTGAAGGCACGGTGCTGATCACCGGCGGCACCGGAACCAACGGTGGGATGCTCGCCAAGCACCTGGTGTCCGCCTTCGTGCGCGGGTTGGTCGCGTCCGTGCTCGGACACTCCACAGTGGACGAGTTCGGACACTCCACAGTGGACGAGTTCGGGGACACGGCTTCCTTCCGGGAGCTGGGGGTCGACTCCCTGGTTTCGGTCGACCTGCGCAACCAGCTCAGCGGACGGACCGGATTGCCGTTCCCGGCGACGCTGGCTTTCGACCCGCTCACGGCGGAACCGGGCCCGAGCTGATCTGCTTTCCCTCGGTCGGGGCGCTGTCCGGGCCACCGGACTACTTCCGCTTCGCCGACGCGAAATCACCGCGATCCTGCCCGACCGTACGCGCCGCGGAAACCGCCGCGATCGTGACCGAGTGGATCGACGGCCTCCCCTTCCTCCGATTCTGACGGAATCCCCATCAGTGTCGTCTGACGACTGAGTTGGCTGAAATGGAAATTGGTGGATGGCACGGCAGGGTCGCAGCAAAGGCGGCCGAATGCGGTACGAACACGATCGGACACCGTGCGCGAGATCGCCCCTTGTCGCCGTTATGTCGAAACCTCGGCCGCGTGGAGCCGGTCCGTCACCCGGTGCACAGGCACGGCAACGTCCAGTGCGACAGCTCAACTTCAGGGAAATTAGGGCCACTGTGGACAGAGCGGACCGGTCGCTCAGTGCGCATCGTAGAACACCGTGCGTGGTCCGCGACCGCCGCGCGGATGGACGTCGGCACTATCCGTCCAAGATCAATTCCCGTGGGTGACGGAATGGTCGGCGGAAACGTCGTTCTGGTCCGATTACGCAGTTTGCCGTCTTGACGCGTGAGAAGTTGGGAAGTTCCTTACATATTTCTGCGAGATTCGGTAATCAGGTAACGCGATGAGACCATTTTGTGACTTCACCGTTGCCCGCGACATGTGTTTTGTTGTTTCTTGCCGTGTAATTTACGAGGCTGCTTCGTAGCCGCGACGGGTCTCGCGTTTGCCGTGCGAAAAGGGGGATAGCTCGTGTCAGAGTCCAAGAAGGTACTGATCGTCGCGCCGGGTTCGCGGGGTGACGTCGGCCCGTACCACGGGATGGGGGTCCGGCTGCGGGAGGCGGGGCACCACGTGGTGTTCGCTTCCTACGGGCACTACCGCGAGATGGTGGAGTCCACCGGTCTCGAGTTCTACGAGATCGCCGGTGACGCCCGCGAGGACCAGGGCTCCGAGCTGATGCAGCACTGGCAGGACGCCGATTCGGGGGCGAAGAAGGCGGTGGACGGCCTGCGCGCCGCGCAGGGGGTCGTCCGCGAGTTCCACGAGCAGGGCATGGAGATGGTCGCGGCCGCCGAGCAGGACGTGGACGTGATGATCCCGTCGTTGCTGGCGATCGTCGGGTTCATGGTCGCGGAGAGCCTGGACATCGCTTCGGTCGAGGCGTTCGTCGGCCCGACTCAGCCGACCGGTGCTTTCCCGCCGCCCGTGCTGGGGATCGGCCGGTCGCTGGGCCGATTCGGGAATCGCGGCCTGTACACGCTGATCGACAAGGTGGCGAGGAGGACGGGCAAGGACCCGCTCGCGAAGCTGCGCGCCGATCTGGGGCTGCCGCCGGAGGAGAAGCCGGATCCCGCGAAGAAGCGGGACGTCTACTACGGCTACAGCCCGGAACTGCTGCCGAAGCCGAAGGACTGGCCGGATGGGTCGAAGGTCGTCGGGTTCTGGTGGCCCGCGACCACCGGCGGCTGGGAGCCGCCTGCCGAACTGGTCGATTTCCTCGACGCGGGCCCGCCGCCGGTGTTCATCTCCTTCGGCAGCAACGCGGGCGAAGGCCGAGGGGAGATGCTCAGCGGGATCGTCACCGAGGCGCTGCGCAAGGCTGGTGTCCGCGGCATCGTCCAGGCGGGCTGGGCCGGGCTCGAGGTCAGCGGGGACGACCTGCTGACCGTGCGGGGCGAGATCAACTACGACTGGCTGCTGCCGAGGACCAGCGCCGCGGTGCACCACTCGGGCGTCGGCACGATCGGCGCGGTGCTGCGGGCGGGTATTCCGCACGTGCCGGTGCCCGCGATCGCCGACCAGCCGTTCTGGGCCGGGCAGCTCGTGCGGATCGGGGTGAGCCCGGCCGTGGTGCCGTTCGCGAAGCTCACCGCGGACCGCCTCGGGGACGCGATCAAAGCCGCCGTGTCGAACCCTGCTTACCGTCAGCGCGCCGAAACGGTCGCCGCTCGGGTCGCCGAGGAGGATGGCGCCGCCCACATCGTCGAAGCGGTCAACCAGATCGCCTGACGCACTGCAGGGAGGCTGGCGCTCAGGCCAGGAGGGCGACTCCGATGAGACTGCCGCTCATGGCCAGGAACGATGCCGTGCCGAGTGTTCGGTAGGTACGGGGGTGTTGATCAGCTCGTCGTTGCACGCCAAGGGCAGGAACAATGCCGGGTTGAGCCAGGCTCCCGTGAGGAGCGGGGGGCCAACAGGATGTCTTCGACAACGAGCCTGCTGCGGATGAACGCCCGAGTAGGAGTCGTTGGTTTCGACGGCATGGGCCTGGTGGTTCGTAGTCCTTTGGTTCGGTTCTGAAATGTGTATTGCTTAAGGTCGCGTCGAGAGGTGTATCGCCTTTCGACGACCGTCGTCAAGCGCGTGCTGGCAGGGCCTGGCCTACCTCCCGCTCACGATGAGCACGTCGTTGCGCCCCAAGCGTTCGAGCGCCTCGTTCACCTGCTCGGACGGGAGCACCTCCACCTCGGCCGTGATGTCGTCCGCGGCGCAGAACCCCAGTATCGACGCGTCGCGGGGCGGAGACTGCGGAGACTCCGGCGGGGAGGATGACCACGCGGTGGGCGGCCGGTGTCGGTATGGTCGGGTACCTGCACGGAGACGAGTCGGATGAGGGGCGTGGGATGGGCGGGTTACCGGCCGGGAGCAGTTTGATGCCGCCGCCGCGCATGTTCGTGAACCGGGCGCTCGAGCGTGACGCGTTCGACCGAGAAGTCGCGGCCGTTCGGGCGGGCGGTGAGCAGGGTGTCTTCGTGTTCACCGGGTTGCCGGGGGTGGGGAAGACCTCGTTGGCGCTGTGGTGCGCGGGACGTCTCCAAGCCGATTTCGACCTGGCCCTCCAGGTGTCGATGGGTGCGTCGTCGCAGGTGTTGTCGGTCGAGGACGCATTGACGGTGCTGCTGCCACAACTGGGTGTGGATTCGCTGCCGACGACTTCGGAGGGCATGTTGGCCGCGTACCGGGCCGCGACGGCGGGGCGGCGGCTGTTGGTGTTCCTCGACGACGTCGAGACGCCGGCGCAGGTGAACAATCTCCTGCCGGCGTCGGTCGAGAGCATGGTGATCGCCACCAGCCGTCGGCGGGCTGAGGGGTTCGAGCAGTACGGGTTCACGACTGTTCCCGTCGACCTGTTCACGATGGAAAGCGCGAAAGAACTTCTGGCCAAGGGCATGGAACCCGCGGCGGCGGTGGGCGAAGCTCGGTCGTTGGAGGTGCTGGCGGAGCTGTGCGGTCGACTTCCGCTGGCTCTGCGTATCGCCCGTGCGCACCTGCGGACGCGGCATCGAGGCCAGGTCGGGCTGTACGTGCGGCAGCTTCAATCTGTGAAATCGGTGGTGACCGCGCTCGACATCGACGGCGAGCACCCGGTTGCGGCGATCTACGAGGTGTCGTACCGAGACCTGTCCGAGCGTGAACAGCGGCTTTACCGGTTGCTGAGCCTCCATCCGGGCAGCCGGTTCTCTGGTTGGGTCGCGGCTGCGTTGCTGGGGCCGGAGGGCGGTCATGCTGTCGAGAATGATGTGCGGTCTCTCGTTCGGGCGAGCTTGCTGACGGAAATCGACATCGACCGCTTCGAACTGCATACCCTCGTGCATGCGCACGCCGGTGTGCTCGCCGAGAAAGACCACCCGGCTGACCAGCGTGCCGCACTGGACCGGCTCGTCCGCGGGTATCTGGAGTTCGCCGTCGCCCGAGAGCAGGTGCTCAGTGGGCGGGCGCGGTTCGGCGAACTGTTCGACGGCCGGATTTCGCCGGCATACGAGGGCGCAGGTGCGTATGACAACGCGGTCGGTGATCTGGAACGAGAACGGGCCAACTTCCGGCGAGTGGTCCAGGTCGCGGCCGACGAGGGGTTCGATGATCTGGCCTGGCAGCTGTGCGAGGCACTGGCGACGTTCTTGTTTCAGCGTGAGTTGTTCGCGGACGCGATCGCGGTGCACAGCATCGGCTTGGCGGCAGCGCGGCGCTTGAGCGAGAGCGGTGTGCCGGATCCCCGGGCGCTCCTGCGGATGCACGCCGAGCTGGGTACGGCCTACTTCTCGGTGCAGAACCACGAGGCGGCTCTCGACCACTTTCGGCGAGCCGCGGATCTAGCGGGCGAGCTCACCAACGACGGTGTCGCGGTGATGCACCTGGCGAAGATGTTCGTGTGGAAGGCTTTCGTGCACCAACGACGGGGCGAAGCACGCGACGCGGTCGATGCCCTGACCAGGTCCCGTGACCTGCTCGCCGATCCTCGGTTCCCAGCCGAGCGGCGTCAGCGCGAAGAGGTGCTGCTGGACATGAACGGCGGTCCGATGCTGGCCGCGGTCGGCAGGCACGGCGAGGCGATCGAAGCTGGTCGTCGCGCGCTCGCGTACTTCACCGAGGACAAGGAACGCCACAACTACGTGAAGTCGCTGGCGAACCTCGGAGAATCTCTGGCGGCGGCGGGTGACGCGCACTACGAGGAGGCCGTGCGCGTGCTTCACGATGCTCTTGAACTCGAGGCCGAGGTGAGTCTCGACTCGTGGCGGGCACACAGCAGCCATGTGCTTGGCGGCTTGCTACTGCGCGCGGGACAAGGGGAAGAGGGAGAGCGGTTGCTCCGCACGGCCAAGGAACTGTTCGAGCGACTGGACGATCGCCGTGCGGCCGCGTTACGGGAGCAGCTCGACGGCCTCGGCCACCCGTAACCGAACGGTCGATCGCGTACCGCCAACGGTGATGCTCACTTCTTCCGGCGGGATGCTGCCGTCCCCAGTGGCGAGTCGCCATTCGTGCAGGACCGCGACGCCGAGTTCGGCTCGCTCACCAGCGATCTCGACGAGATTTCCGTCGCGGGAACAGACCAAGTAACCGTCGGAGCTGGGTAGCGCGAGCAACAGCGCGCCACG is part of the Amycolatopsis sp. CA-230715 genome and encodes:
- a CDS encoding SLC13 family permease; its protein translation is MSAAIAITVFVIAYVFIATEKVPKMVAALAGAGVVLATGVVEADDAFYSHDTGIDWDVIFLLLGMMIIVGVLRRTGVFEYVAIWAAKRAKGSPLRVMVLLVLITAVASAFLDNVTTILLIAPVTLLVCDRLDVKPVPFLIAEVLASNLGGTATLIGDPPNIIIGSRAGLSFNDFLLNLAPIVAVELLVFVLVLPRLFRGSFTVDPDRVADVMALNEREAIRDPRLLVKSGIVLLAVFAAFVTHSAIHLEPSVVALLGAGVLVLISRTVPKHYLASVEWETLLFFAGLFIMIGALVKTGVIGELAKLAADATGGNALLAVMLILGVSAVLSGVIDNIPYVATMSPLVLALTNDIPDPAHSEALWWSLAIGADFGGNMTAVGASANVVMLGIAARSGSPISFWEFTKKGAIVTLVTVLVAAPYLWLRYFVLA
- a CDS encoding CBS domain-containing protein, which codes for MHAGEMAERFPVVELDSDALEAARLLAEHRLPGLVVTDSAGCPRSVLPASQVVRFLVPSYVADDPSLAGVLTESTADRVADKLSGKTVRSLLPTEPAELPRANADDTIIEVAAMMARLRCPLVAVMEDSKLLGVISASRLLQLALTPH
- a CDS encoding aldo/keto reductase, yielding MITRTTLGSSGLTVSAMGLGCMGMSESYGAADWDGGLATIDRALELGITFLDTADAYGTGHNEVLVGRAIHGRRDQVQLATKFGIDRSAGDRARRIRGARDYVLRSCDASLLRLGVEVIDLYYAHRPPQDVEIEETVGAMAELVEAGKVRRLGLSEVDGELLRRAHAVHPIAAVQSEYSLWTRDVEAVTPVMAELAVGLVPYSPLGRGFLTGALDRSTLGEKDFRRTNPRFAGEAGEANEKIARTVCEVADRLGATPAQVALAWVYAQAERLGVAVAAIPGTRSPARLEQNAAALELTLDAEALAVLDPLSDQVTGERYIPAHTAEVARG
- a CDS encoding acyl carrier protein, which gives rise to MLITGGTGTNGGMLAKHLVSAFVRGLVASVLGHSTVDEFGHSTVDEFGDTASFRELGVDSLVSVDLRNQLSGRTGLPFPATLAFDPLTAEPGPS
- a CDS encoding glycosyltransferase; amino-acid sequence: MSESKKVLIVAPGSRGDVGPYHGMGVRLREAGHHVVFASYGHYREMVESTGLEFYEIAGDAREDQGSELMQHWQDADSGAKKAVDGLRAAQGVVREFHEQGMEMVAAAEQDVDVMIPSLLAIVGFMVAESLDIASVEAFVGPTQPTGAFPPPVLGIGRSLGRFGNRGLYTLIDKVARRTGKDPLAKLRADLGLPPEEKPDPAKKRDVYYGYSPELLPKPKDWPDGSKVVGFWWPATTGGWEPPAELVDFLDAGPPPVFISFGSNAGEGRGEMLSGIVTEALRKAGVRGIVQAGWAGLEVSGDDLLTVRGEINYDWLLPRTSAAVHHSGVGTIGAVLRAGIPHVPVPAIADQPFWAGQLVRIGVSPAVVPFAKLTADRLGDAIKAAVSNPAYRQRAETVAARVAEEDGAAHIVEAVNQIA
- a CDS encoding tetratricopeptide repeat protein, which translates into the protein MGGLPAGSSLMPPPRMFVNRALERDAFDREVAAVRAGGEQGVFVFTGLPGVGKTSLALWCAGRLQADFDLALQVSMGASSQVLSVEDALTVLLPQLGVDSLPTTSEGMLAAYRAATAGRRLLVFLDDVETPAQVNNLLPASVESMVIATSRRRAEGFEQYGFTTVPVDLFTMESAKELLAKGMEPAAAVGEARSLEVLAELCGRLPLALRIARAHLRTRHRGQVGLYVRQLQSVKSVVTALDIDGEHPVAAIYEVSYRDLSEREQRLYRLLSLHPGSRFSGWVAAALLGPEGGHAVENDVRSLVRASLLTEIDIDRFELHTLVHAHAGVLAEKDHPADQRAALDRLVRGYLEFAVAREQVLSGRARFGELFDGRISPAYEGAGAYDNAVGDLERERANFRRVVQVAADEGFDDLAWQLCEALATFLFQRELFADAIAVHSIGLAAARRLSESGVPDPRALLRMHAELGTAYFSVQNHEAALDHFRRAADLAGELTNDGVAVMHLAKMFVWKAFVHQRRGEARDAVDALTRSRDLLADPRFPAERRQREEVLLDMNGGPMLAAVGRHGEAIEAGRRALAYFTEDKERHNYVKSLANLGESLAAAGDAHYEEAVRVLHDALELEAEVSLDSWRAHSSHVLGGLLLRAGQGEEGERLLRTAKELFERLDDRRAAALREQLDGLGHP